A stretch of the Glutamicibacter sp. JL.03c genome encodes the following:
- the pepN gene encoding aminopeptidase N, which yields MDTLERYAPNENLRRDEAAWRAENITWHFAEVQLDLGNAPQPSATSYRSVTTLNFSSERPETFIDFIHESVEEVLVNGTSVDLSTAVLDSRIYLENLRTDAPNTVKVTGQALYSRSGEGLHRFVDPQDGETYLYTQFEPSEARRVFACFEQPDLKTSFRFTLTGPSAWHLASNQPIVDEVFHDDGTKTVACSPTPPISSYITAVLAGPYHVERGEHVQELPDGDELVIELAATCRASLAEHFDGQEILDLTSRGLNYFHELFGYPYPWGKYDSAFVPEYNLGAMENPGLVTFTERYVFTSHATEGQYEQRGNTIMHEMAHMWFGDLVTMKWWDDLWLKESFADYIGTLANDEATDFTTAWTTFAARRKAWAYVADQMPTTHPIVADIPDLLAADQNFDGITYAKGASVLKQLAAFVGADAFRDAARSYFRKHAYSNTSLEDFLQALESASGRDMRQWAEAWLKTSGVPKLKVNYSTDSEGLITQAQLDQFGTDPVTGEPIVRPHVLSVGAYELQGGQLVRTDSVPVELAGSSVALDFLVGRKVPDLILPNDGDETYALIEFDAASRATLLGNLSGLSDSLPRATCWASLWDAVRSATLDAQSYVDAVLAHAHTVTDAGVFGVLTDQLVTSISKYVAPELRAKLRSRAAEVLTGWLTAFEPGSDQQTTTARTLTRLARAGVAGDVIDAFLGEQPNEYQTTVDEQLLWNSYIAIAAAGKLDEAAEAKMHEAAQKNPTSIALNAVRTALAARPVPEVKENAFDTVLMARDDKGDLSNDALSATALGFAMGSAALLAPFEERFWAAILPVFETMSMEFSTRVIEGLYPGHQDMDGSTEQNRALSAASAWLEENAQAPSALKRILLEERAELERSLNAQAFSRTSR from the coding sequence AGCGGCTTGGCGCGCCGAAAATATCACGTGGCACTTCGCCGAAGTGCAATTGGACTTGGGCAACGCCCCGCAGCCCTCGGCAACCAGCTACAGATCGGTGACGACGCTCAATTTTTCCTCTGAGCGCCCCGAGACCTTCATCGACTTCATCCACGAATCCGTTGAGGAAGTACTGGTCAACGGCACGTCCGTTGACCTGTCAACCGCCGTGCTGGACTCACGCATCTATCTCGAGAATTTGCGCACCGACGCGCCCAATACCGTCAAGGTCACCGGACAGGCCCTGTACTCACGCTCGGGCGAAGGCCTGCACCGTTTTGTCGACCCGCAGGACGGCGAGACCTACCTCTACACCCAGTTCGAGCCTTCTGAGGCTCGACGAGTTTTCGCCTGCTTTGAGCAGCCGGATCTGAAAACCAGCTTCCGCTTCACCCTCACCGGCCCCTCGGCCTGGCACCTTGCCAGCAATCAGCCCATCGTGGATGAGGTCTTCCATGATGACGGGACCAAAACGGTGGCCTGCTCCCCCACCCCGCCGATCTCCAGCTACATCACAGCGGTACTGGCCGGCCCGTACCATGTCGAGCGCGGCGAGCACGTCCAGGAACTTCCCGATGGCGACGAGCTGGTCATCGAATTGGCAGCCACCTGCCGCGCTTCCCTAGCCGAGCACTTTGACGGCCAAGAGATCCTCGACCTCACCAGCCGAGGCCTGAACTACTTCCACGAACTCTTCGGCTACCCCTACCCTTGGGGCAAGTACGACTCGGCATTCGTGCCTGAATACAACCTCGGTGCCATGGAGAATCCTGGCTTGGTGACCTTCACCGAACGCTACGTGTTCACTTCCCACGCCACCGAGGGGCAGTACGAGCAGCGCGGCAACACCATCATGCACGAGATGGCGCACATGTGGTTTGGCGACCTGGTCACCATGAAGTGGTGGGACGACCTGTGGCTCAAGGAATCCTTCGCGGACTACATCGGCACCCTGGCCAATGACGAAGCCACCGATTTCACTACCGCCTGGACCACCTTTGCGGCCCGTCGCAAGGCCTGGGCCTACGTAGCTGACCAGATGCCAACCACCCACCCGATCGTGGCCGACATTCCCGACCTGCTGGCTGCTGACCAGAACTTCGACGGCATCACCTACGCCAAGGGCGCCAGCGTGCTCAAGCAGCTCGCCGCCTTTGTCGGCGCAGACGCCTTCCGCGACGCGGCCCGCTCCTATTTCCGCAAGCACGCGTACTCCAATACTTCGCTGGAGGATTTCCTGCAGGCCTTGGAATCCGCAAGCGGCCGGGATATGCGCCAGTGGGCCGAGGCCTGGTTGAAAACCAGCGGAGTTCCAAAGCTGAAGGTCAACTACAGCACCGATAGCGAGGGTCTCATCACCCAGGCGCAGCTGGATCAGTTCGGCACGGATCCGGTGACCGGCGAGCCGATCGTTCGCCCTCACGTTTTGAGCGTGGGAGCCTACGAGCTCCAGGGCGGACAACTCGTGCGCACTGACTCGGTGCCGGTGGAACTCGCGGGCTCCTCGGTAGCCCTTGATTTCCTCGTCGGACGAAAGGTCCCTGACCTGATTTTGCCCAATGACGGCGATGAAACCTACGCCTTGATTGAATTCGATGCGGCATCGCGGGCCACCCTGTTGGGGAATTTGTCGGGGCTGTCCGACTCCTTGCCTCGCGCCACCTGCTGGGCTTCGCTATGGGACGCAGTCCGTTCTGCGACCTTGGACGCCCAAAGCTACGTGGATGCCGTCTTGGCTCATGCGCACACAGTGACGGATGCTGGCGTTTTCGGTGTTCTCACCGACCAGCTGGTGACCTCAATCTCCAAGTATGTGGCCCCGGAATTGCGCGCCAAGCTACGCTCGCGTGCCGCCGAGGTCCTCACTGGCTGGCTCACTGCCTTCGAGCCGGGCAGCGATCAGCAGACCACCACGGCGCGCACGTTGACCCGGTTGGCCCGCGCTGGCGTAGCTGGGGATGTCATCGATGCCTTCCTCGGTGAACAGCCCAACGAATACCAAACCACGGTCGATGAGCAGTTGCTGTGGAATTCATACATCGCGATTGCCGCCGCCGGAAAGCTCGACGAAGCAGCCGAAGCGAAAATGCACGAGGCCGCGCAAAAGAATCCGACGAGCATCGCACTGAATGCTGTTCGAACCGCATTGGCCGCTCGCCCGGTTCCCGAGGTCAAGGAAAATGCCTTCGATACCGTCTTGATGGCGCGCGACGACAAGGGAGACCTCTCGAACGATGCGCTCTCGGCCACGGCCTTGGGCTTCGCTATGGGTTCGGCAGCTTTGCTGGCGCCATTTGAGGAGAGATTCTGGGCGGCAATCCTCCCGGTTTTCGAAACCATGAGCATGGAGTTCTCGACCCGCGTAATCGAGGGCCTCTACCCGGGGCACCAGGACATGGACGGCTCCACTGAACAGAACCGCGCCCTGTCCGCCGCGTCCGCCTGGCTTGAGGAGAATGCGCAGGCACCCAGCGCGCTGAAGCGAATTCTTCTTGAAGAGCGGGCTGAACTAGAGCGTTCTTTGAACGCGCAGGCATTCAGCCGCACCAGCCGCTAA